In a genomic window of Amphiprion ocellaris isolate individual 3 ecotype Okinawa chromosome 11, ASM2253959v1, whole genome shotgun sequence:
- the itga4 gene encoding integrin alpha-4 isoform X1, which produces MGSSAVSVGLRSSLVLVLVPVLVLVLALVLVHPAAGYSLDQDHSLEFSGPRSSMFGYSVLLHRHKSHSWLVVGAPVANSPYSPSVESPGAVFRCNVTSEHRRCHHMHADVSTCGKTCEAESDRQWLGVSLSRQPGDNGGHVLACAHRWKNVYYSKKDSQNNKLPNGVCYRYGSDLGNVQPIIPCYRDHQRKFGEDYGSCQAGISNFLTEDLIIMGAPGTSYWTGSVLVYNTSSRGMSVYLDDENGAVSFGSYLGYSVGAGHFLSPLSVEVVGGAPQYNQKGKVYIFTVDANMLRVVSEVSGKELGSYFGSSVCVVDLNADGLSDLLVGAPMATGVAREEGRVHVYINQGQAKLLEVEFQLSGSDAYAARFGETIADLGDLDDDGYPDVAVGAPQEDDLRGAVYVYNGRKDGVSPTPSQRITGSTLGHNLRMFGQSLSSGIDIDDNGYQDVAVGAFLSDSAVVLRTRPVIQVKASLTLPEQIDQRVALCHDHKTPTVCLNVTICFSVKSRRFRGPIELQYNLTADLLHKPTFPHRFYFHGNGSSNSTKGHLRARQGHLICKTHVAYQRKDVRDIFTPVQFEVSYRLKDTNTHRGSSKTFPPLKPILQQSAGHHNTISNQTWFSRSCSLVNCSTNMQLSTELLLPHQQDYFALGSGQTIMLKTSVLNSGDDAFLPKLTLRFPDNIHYIKVLQNQDNVVNCDVIQEANTTTVGVDCSVSSLLLPAKSQLDIGFLLDVNQSSTPGNISIHVNTYSDNYEKEEYLHDNSMRLTFPLRYGLNVNIHGFVTPTSFVFGDEDLIPADCYSERFNYTYKVLNSGPSRSVDTVIDIALPKILTPYEHRLLKVLEWQSSQGVCSISDTTVSVNEDCDVPQASFIKQLVFFFSPTSTRRMFCGRSDTLCERLVCRLGNLEAGRDATIKLEISLNPAVLLQAPGRHGIMLLESTAMMSSPRNDSHTIIIQDQPVAQVVVEAVFTQKPSMPVKIFIIVVSLVLGLMILAALIWCLWKAGFFKRDFQKKQEEFNRDSWDYVPKLDKRESTT; this is translated from the exons ATGGGCTCCTCAGCGGTCAGCGTTGGTTTGCGCTCCagcctggtcctggtcctggtcccggttctggtcctggtcctggctctggttctggttcatcCTGCTGCAGGATACAGTCTGGATCAGGACCACAGTCTGGAGTTCAGCGGTCCTCGCTCCTCCATGTTTGGATACTCAGTCCTGCTTCATCGGCACAAATCTCACAGCTG GTTGGTGGTTGGAGCTCCAGTAGCGAACTCGCCCTATAGTCCATCGGTTGAATCTCCCGGTGCCGTTTTCCGCTGCAACGTCACGTCTGAGCACCGGCGCTGCCACCACATGCATGCCG aCGTGTCGACGTGTGGGAAGACGTGTGAAGCGGAGAGTGACCGCCAGTGGCTGGGAGTCAGTCTGTCCAGACAGCCTGGAGACAACGGAGGACACGTCCTG GCATGCGCACACCGCTGGAAGAACGTCTACTACTCAAAGAAAGACAGTCAGAACAACAAGCTGCCCAACGGCGTCTGTTATCGCTACGGCAGCGACCTGGGAAACGTCCAACCCATCATCCCCTGTTAcagag ACCACCAGAGGAAGTTCGGTGAGGATTATGGATCATGTCAGGCAGGAATTTCCAACTTCCTGACTGAG GATCTGATCATCATGGGGGCACCGGGGACGTCTTATTGGACGGGTTCGGTTCTGGTCTATAACACGTCCAGCAGAGGGATGTCGGTGTACCTGGATGACGAGAACGGAGCCGTCAGCTTTGGAAGCTACCTGG GCTATTCTGTCGGAGCCGGTCACTTCTTGAGTCCTCTAAGTGTGGAGGTGGTGGGTGGAGCTCCGCAATACAACCAGAAGGGCAAG GTCTACATCTTCACTGTAGACGCCAACATGCTGCGAGTTGTCTCTGAAGTGTCCGGAAAAGAG cTGGGATCCTACTTCGGCTCCAGCGTTTGTGTCGTGGACCTGAACGCCGACGGTTTGTCAGACCTGTTGGTCGGCGCTCCCATGGCAACAGGCGTCGccagagaggaaggaagagtTCATGTGTACATCAACCAGGGacag GCGAAGCTGCTGGAGGTCGAGTTTCAGCTGAGCGGCAGCGACGCCTACGCCGCCCGGTTTGGAGAAACCATCGCCGACCTGGGAGACCTGGACGACGACGGTTACCCCG atgtgGCAGTTGGTGCCCCACAGGAAGACGACCTCAGAGGAGCTGTCTACGTCTACAACGGCAGGAAGGACGGTGTTTCACCGACTCCATCTCAG aggaTTACTGGATCCACTCTGGGTCATAACCTGCGGATGTTCGGTCAGTCGCTGAGTTCTGGGATTGACATTGATGATAACGGCTACCAGG ATGTGGCGGTTGGAGCGTTCCTCTCGGACTCGGCTGTGGTTCTCAG GACCCGTCCGGTGATTCAGGTGAAGGCGTCTCTGACTCTGCCTGAGCAGATCGACCAGCGGGTGGCGCTGTGTCACGATCACAAGACTCCAACCGTCTGCCTCAACGTGACCATCTGCTTCAGTGTGAAGTCCAGGCGGTTCAGAGGACCTATAG AACTTCAGTATAATCTGACCGCTGACCTCCTCCATAAACCGACCTTCCCTCATCGCTTCTATTTCCACGGTAACGGATCATCCAATAGCACAAAGGGACATCTGAGAGCGCGACAAGGACACCTGATTTGTAAAACGCATGTGGCTTACCAAAGG AAAGATGTGAGGGACATTTTTACTCCGGTTCAGTTTGAGGTTTCCTACCGTCTGAAGgacacaaacacccacagagGTTCATCCAAAACCTTCCCTCCGTTGAAGCCGATTCTGCAGCAGAGTGCAGGACACCACAACACCATCTCCAACCAG ACGTGGTTCTCTCGTTCCTGCTCTCTGGTGAACTGTTCGACCAACATGCAGCTGTCGACTGAACTTTTGCTTCCACA TCAGCAGGACTACTTCGCTCTGGGCTCCGGACAGACCATCATGTTGAAAACTTCGGTGCTGAACTCTGGAGACGACGCCTTCCTGCCCAAACTGACGCTGCGATTCCCCGACAACATCCACTACATTAAAGTGCTGCAGAAC CAGGACAACGTGGTCAATTGTGACGTCATACAGGAGGCGAACACGACAACGGTGGGCGTCGACTGCAGCGTCTCCAGCCTCCTTCTTCCAGCTAAATCCCAG CTGGATATCGGCTTTCTGTTGGACGTTAACCAGAGCAGCACACCTGGTAACATCTCCATTCACGTCAACACTTACAG TGATAACTATGAAAAGGAGGAGTATCTCCATGACAACTCCATGAGGCTCACGTTTCCTCTCAGATATGGACTCAATGTCAACATCCACGG GTTTGTGACTCCCACCTCATTTGTGTTTGGAGATGAAGATCTGATTCCAGCTGACTGCTACTCTGAGAGATTCAACTACACATACAAG GTGTTAAACTCTGGACCCAGCAGGTCAGTGGACACTGTGATCGACATCGCACTGCCGAAGATCCTCACACCTTACGAACACCGACTGCTGAAGGTGCTGGAGTGGCAG TCGTCTCAGGGTGTTTGTTCGATCAGCGACACGACGGTTTCAGTCAACGAGGACTGTGACGTCCCTCAAGCTTCCTTCATCAAACagcttgtcttcttcttctcgcCCACATCCACACGCAGAATG TTTTGTGGCCGGAGCGACACACTGTGTGAGCGGTTGGTGTGTCGCCTCGGTAACCTGGAGGCGGGGAGGGACGCTACCATCAAACTGGAGATCAGCCTGAACCCTGCTGTTCTACTGCAAGCTCCG GGTCGCCATGGCATCATGTTGTTGGAGAGCACAGCAATGATGTCGTCTCCCAGAAATGATTCTCACACCATCATCATCCAGGATCAACCTGTAGCACAG GTGGTGGTGGAAGCTGTTTTTACCCAGAAACCCTCCATGCCGGTGAAGATCTTCATCATCGTTGTCAGTTTAGTTCTGGGCCTGATGATCCTGGCTGCTCTCATCTGGTGCTTGTGGAAG gcTGGTTTCTTCAAGAGAGACTTCCAGAAGAAGCAGGAGGAATTCAACAGGGACAGCTGGGACTATGTTCCTAAACTGGACAAAAGAGAAAGCACTACTTAA
- the itga4 gene encoding integrin alpha-4 isoform X2: MGSSAVSVGLRSSLVLVLVPVLVLVLALVLVHPAAGYSLDQDHSLEFSGPRSSMFGYSVLLHRHKSHSWLVVGAPVANSPYSPSVESPGAVFRCNVTSEHRRCHHMHADVSTCGKTCEAESDRQWLGVSLSRQPGDNGGHVLACAHRWKNVYYSKKDSQNNKLPNGVCYRYGSDLGNVQPIIPCYRDHQRKFGEDYGSCQAGISNFLTEDLIIMGAPGTSYWTGSVLVYNTSSRGMSVYLDDENGAVSFGSYLGYSVGAGHFLSPLSVEVVGGAPQYNQKGKVYIFTVDANMLRVVSEVSGKELGSYFGSSVCVVDLNADGLSDLLVGAPMATGVAREEGRVHVYINQGQAKLLEVEFQLSGSDAYAARFGETIADLGDLDDDGYPDVAVGAPQEDDLRGAVYVYNGRKDGVSPTPSQRITGSTLGHNLRMFGQSLSSGIDIDDNGYQDVAVGAFLSDSAVVLRTRPVIQVKASLTLPEQIDQRVALCHDHKTPTVCLNVTICFSVKSRRFRGPIELQYNLTADLLHKPTFPHRFYFHGNGSSNSTKGHLRARQGHLICKTHVAYQRKDVRDIFTPVQFEVSYRLKDTNTHRGSSKTFPPLKPILQQSAGHHNTISNQTWFSRSCSLVNCSTNMQLSTELLLPHQQDYFALGSGQTIMLKTSVLNSGDDAFLPKLTLRFPDNIHYIKVLQNDNVVNCDVIQEANTTTVGVDCSVSSLLLPAKSQLDIGFLLDVNQSSTPGNISIHVNTYSDNYEKEEYLHDNSMRLTFPLRYGLNVNIHGFVTPTSFVFGDEDLIPADCYSERFNYTYKVLNSGPSRSVDTVIDIALPKILTPYEHRLLKVLEWQSSQGVCSISDTTVSVNEDCDVPQASFIKQLVFFFSPTSTRRMFCGRSDTLCERLVCRLGNLEAGRDATIKLEISLNPAVLLQAPGRHGIMLLESTAMMSSPRNDSHTIIIQDQPVAQVVVEAVFTQKPSMPVKIFIIVVSLVLGLMILAALIWCLWKAGFFKRDFQKKQEEFNRDSWDYVPKLDKRESTT; the protein is encoded by the exons ATGGGCTCCTCAGCGGTCAGCGTTGGTTTGCGCTCCagcctggtcctggtcctggtcccggttctggtcctggtcctggctctggttctggttcatcCTGCTGCAGGATACAGTCTGGATCAGGACCACAGTCTGGAGTTCAGCGGTCCTCGCTCCTCCATGTTTGGATACTCAGTCCTGCTTCATCGGCACAAATCTCACAGCTG GTTGGTGGTTGGAGCTCCAGTAGCGAACTCGCCCTATAGTCCATCGGTTGAATCTCCCGGTGCCGTTTTCCGCTGCAACGTCACGTCTGAGCACCGGCGCTGCCACCACATGCATGCCG aCGTGTCGACGTGTGGGAAGACGTGTGAAGCGGAGAGTGACCGCCAGTGGCTGGGAGTCAGTCTGTCCAGACAGCCTGGAGACAACGGAGGACACGTCCTG GCATGCGCACACCGCTGGAAGAACGTCTACTACTCAAAGAAAGACAGTCAGAACAACAAGCTGCCCAACGGCGTCTGTTATCGCTACGGCAGCGACCTGGGAAACGTCCAACCCATCATCCCCTGTTAcagag ACCACCAGAGGAAGTTCGGTGAGGATTATGGATCATGTCAGGCAGGAATTTCCAACTTCCTGACTGAG GATCTGATCATCATGGGGGCACCGGGGACGTCTTATTGGACGGGTTCGGTTCTGGTCTATAACACGTCCAGCAGAGGGATGTCGGTGTACCTGGATGACGAGAACGGAGCCGTCAGCTTTGGAAGCTACCTGG GCTATTCTGTCGGAGCCGGTCACTTCTTGAGTCCTCTAAGTGTGGAGGTGGTGGGTGGAGCTCCGCAATACAACCAGAAGGGCAAG GTCTACATCTTCACTGTAGACGCCAACATGCTGCGAGTTGTCTCTGAAGTGTCCGGAAAAGAG cTGGGATCCTACTTCGGCTCCAGCGTTTGTGTCGTGGACCTGAACGCCGACGGTTTGTCAGACCTGTTGGTCGGCGCTCCCATGGCAACAGGCGTCGccagagaggaaggaagagtTCATGTGTACATCAACCAGGGacag GCGAAGCTGCTGGAGGTCGAGTTTCAGCTGAGCGGCAGCGACGCCTACGCCGCCCGGTTTGGAGAAACCATCGCCGACCTGGGAGACCTGGACGACGACGGTTACCCCG atgtgGCAGTTGGTGCCCCACAGGAAGACGACCTCAGAGGAGCTGTCTACGTCTACAACGGCAGGAAGGACGGTGTTTCACCGACTCCATCTCAG aggaTTACTGGATCCACTCTGGGTCATAACCTGCGGATGTTCGGTCAGTCGCTGAGTTCTGGGATTGACATTGATGATAACGGCTACCAGG ATGTGGCGGTTGGAGCGTTCCTCTCGGACTCGGCTGTGGTTCTCAG GACCCGTCCGGTGATTCAGGTGAAGGCGTCTCTGACTCTGCCTGAGCAGATCGACCAGCGGGTGGCGCTGTGTCACGATCACAAGACTCCAACCGTCTGCCTCAACGTGACCATCTGCTTCAGTGTGAAGTCCAGGCGGTTCAGAGGACCTATAG AACTTCAGTATAATCTGACCGCTGACCTCCTCCATAAACCGACCTTCCCTCATCGCTTCTATTTCCACGGTAACGGATCATCCAATAGCACAAAGGGACATCTGAGAGCGCGACAAGGACACCTGATTTGTAAAACGCATGTGGCTTACCAAAGG AAAGATGTGAGGGACATTTTTACTCCGGTTCAGTTTGAGGTTTCCTACCGTCTGAAGgacacaaacacccacagagGTTCATCCAAAACCTTCCCTCCGTTGAAGCCGATTCTGCAGCAGAGTGCAGGACACCACAACACCATCTCCAACCAG ACGTGGTTCTCTCGTTCCTGCTCTCTGGTGAACTGTTCGACCAACATGCAGCTGTCGACTGAACTTTTGCTTCCACA TCAGCAGGACTACTTCGCTCTGGGCTCCGGACAGACCATCATGTTGAAAACTTCGGTGCTGAACTCTGGAGACGACGCCTTCCTGCCCAAACTGACGCTGCGATTCCCCGACAACATCCACTACATTAAAGTGCTGCAGAAC GACAACGTGGTCAATTGTGACGTCATACAGGAGGCGAACACGACAACGGTGGGCGTCGACTGCAGCGTCTCCAGCCTCCTTCTTCCAGCTAAATCCCAG CTGGATATCGGCTTTCTGTTGGACGTTAACCAGAGCAGCACACCTGGTAACATCTCCATTCACGTCAACACTTACAG TGATAACTATGAAAAGGAGGAGTATCTCCATGACAACTCCATGAGGCTCACGTTTCCTCTCAGATATGGACTCAATGTCAACATCCACGG GTTTGTGACTCCCACCTCATTTGTGTTTGGAGATGAAGATCTGATTCCAGCTGACTGCTACTCTGAGAGATTCAACTACACATACAAG GTGTTAAACTCTGGACCCAGCAGGTCAGTGGACACTGTGATCGACATCGCACTGCCGAAGATCCTCACACCTTACGAACACCGACTGCTGAAGGTGCTGGAGTGGCAG TCGTCTCAGGGTGTTTGTTCGATCAGCGACACGACGGTTTCAGTCAACGAGGACTGTGACGTCCCTCAAGCTTCCTTCATCAAACagcttgtcttcttcttctcgcCCACATCCACACGCAGAATG TTTTGTGGCCGGAGCGACACACTGTGTGAGCGGTTGGTGTGTCGCCTCGGTAACCTGGAGGCGGGGAGGGACGCTACCATCAAACTGGAGATCAGCCTGAACCCTGCTGTTCTACTGCAAGCTCCG GGTCGCCATGGCATCATGTTGTTGGAGAGCACAGCAATGATGTCGTCTCCCAGAAATGATTCTCACACCATCATCATCCAGGATCAACCTGTAGCACAG GTGGTGGTGGAAGCTGTTTTTACCCAGAAACCCTCCATGCCGGTGAAGATCTTCATCATCGTTGTCAGTTTAGTTCTGGGCCTGATGATCCTGGCTGCTCTCATCTGGTGCTTGTGGAAG gcTGGTTTCTTCAAGAGAGACTTCCAGAAGAAGCAGGAGGAATTCAACAGGGACAGCTGGGACTATGTTCCTAAACTGGACAAAAGAGAAAGCACTACTTAA